In the Primulina tabacum isolate GXHZ01 chromosome 7, ASM2559414v2, whole genome shotgun sequence genome, ACGAGTATATATCTGGATGCGGTCCATATTTCTTCTTCGTTACGTGTGCAACCGCGATCCCTTCTTGGAGTTTCTACTCAGTTTGATCGAGTTCAGATACCATTGATGGGCGATGAGAATTTCAACGGCCAGGTTTCGATGAAGGACAGGCCGACTTTAGTGGGTCAGAGTTTGGTTTACGTGTCGACCCACGAAAACCCAGGTAAGCCTCGTGCGAGTTGGGCTGCTGTTTACTCCACTCAGTTGACTACCGGGTCGACTCTTAGGATGACGCCGAAAGGGATCGCGGATTTCAGCCCCGCCGTGTCTCCGTCGGGCGCCTGGACCGCGGTGGCGTCGTATGGGGAAGAGGGttggcatggagatgtccaagaACTGGGTACAGATATATATGTGTTCTCGACTCTTGATGGATCCAATCGGGTCAAGGTCATTGAGCATGGAGGATGGCCAAGCTGGGCCGATGATTCGACTTTGTATTTTCACCGAAAATGTGATGATGGGTGGTGGAGTGTTTTCAGGGCTATTTTGACGGTGGAAAATGGTCGATTCCACTCCGAATCCACGGTGGTTGATAGACTCACCCCTCCGGGTTTGCACGCTTTCACTCCAGCTGCTTCTGTTACAAACAAGAACTTCATTGCTGTGGCCACAAGAAGACCCGGATCCGAATATCGCCACGTAGAGCTATTTGATGTTGTTTTGAGTAAGTTCATCGAGTTAACCAAAACCATTTCACCGAATGCCCATCACTTCAACCCGTTTATCTCTCCCGACTCTGCACTGGTCGGGTACCATAAATGCAGAGGAACTACCAGTGGTGGCCAGACCAATGAGTTACATCTTGAGAGTGTTAATAGTCCATTACCAAATATTTCCTTGTTCCGTATAGGTGGATCATTTCCCTCGTTCTCACCGGATGGAAAGCGGATCGCTTACGTGAACTTCCCGGGTGTTTATGTCATGAATAGTGATGGATCGGGTGCCAGAATGGTTTCTAGTCGATCCGCCTTTTCGACAGCTTGGGATTGGAAGAGGAAAGGAGTGGTGTACACGAGTGTTGGGCCTACGTTTGCTAGTGAAACCTCGAAGGTTGATATCATATCTATCAATGTGGATGATGATGATTTAAGTTACAAAACCTTAACCACCGGTGGTGAAAACAATGCATTCCCTTCAGCCTCGCCTGATGGAAAATGGGTCGTGTTCAGATCCGGTAGGTCTGGTCACAAGAACTTGTACATAATGGACGCTTTGGATGGAGAAAAGGCGGCTCTCCATAGGTTAACTGAAGGTCCATGGAGTGATACTATGTGCAATTGGTCACCCGATGGAGACTGGATCGCCTTCGCGTCTGATAGGGAGAATCCCGGTTCGGGTAGTTTCGAGTTGTTCAAGATTCATCCGAACGGAACGGGGCTGCAGAAGCTGATACAGAGTGGCTCAGGTGGGAGAACTAACCACCCGTGGTTTAGTCCGGATGGGAGACACATCGCGTTCAcctcagattatgcaggtgttTCCGCTGAACCAATATCGAACCCGCATCATTTTCAGCCGTATGGAGACCTTTTCGTGATCAAGTCAGATGGTTCAGGTATCCGGAGATTGACACACAACGCGTACGAGGATGGTACCCCGACTTGGGGGCCGAAATCATCAGTAGTAGCTAATGTTGAGTTGTCTGATTCTGAATCATTGTGTTCGTTTGAGGACTGCCACTGGCTAAGCATAAGCACGACGAAAAGTTTAGGTTCATCAAACAAGCAGTGTGCTGAGATCTAGGTTGACATTTAcgtatttaaaaatcttatttttgtaaatcaatttcataaataaattctTGTTAAggatatttatatttatataattaaaatccaTGAAATTTTGGATACAAACCAAAATAATCGATTTTAATCTGGTTTCATTtgtttgattttaatttttgaatcaAATCAATAGTACCGATCATTTTGATTTAACTGAATAAAgaatttgataataataattacaacaaaaacttgtgtgagacgatctcacggatcgtattttatgagacagatatcttatttgagttatcaatgaaaaaatattacattttgagcagatcttttgtgagacggtctcatgataTTTATCTGTTAGATGGGTCAAcgttaccgatattcacaataaaaagtaatactcttagcataaaaagtaatatttttttatagatgacccaaatgagagatatgtctcacaaaatacaaaccgtgagatcgtctcacacaaatttttgttttactttttatgctaaaagtattactttacattgtgaatatcagtaggattggtccatctcacagataaagattcgtgagaccgtcttacaagaaaTCCAatctaatattatttattattataattaattttattaaatttaaaatattgtaaCATTGCTgtcattaatttatttaatatgattatttattattctagttatcaatatttatttatttatcgaaatatataataaaaatataaaaaaccaGGCGgggattttttttcaaatacggCCCGCCCCACCCCGCCCCGGCCCTCTTCTTATTTAGTTTATATCTGCTTCTTCAACAAATACAAATTATTTCTCCATGAATCTCGCTTTTATGCCTAATCAAACTCTAAAATTCTCATGTGCACTCCAAGGTTGAGTTGTTGCTTTACGTAAATCCTTGGAATTCATTTATAAGGTAATTCAAACTCCCGATTTTCTCTCTTTTACCTCGTCTCTTTTTGTATTGATTGGTTCCTGTCGCAAGGAACTTTGAGTAAAAATTAATTTCTCATAAGGCTAAATGATTTGGATTTGGATTTGGATTTGTTCTTGGTTAGAGTTTGATCAAATGCTCCAAAATTTAAGGTATGGTCCATCTGCCAGAAGAAGAATCGTAAGTGAACTTCGTGTTTCTTTGGGGTCAAATCAGTCGTTTTGCATACATGTAGCAATAACAGtgcattttcaaaatttaacctTTGGTACTAGATTAATGGCTCTTATGTTCGTgaaattttctttctttttttagttAATCATAATTAGTCGTACCCATTATTAACTGTTTCTAAAATTTTGCTGATTTATCTTTCCATAGATCTATTAGACTTGTTTTGGCTGATGTACATGCATTTTCCGTGAAGTATGAAGATGCTATGATATTCGAGTTATTCTTCTTGTCTACGCCTCcttatttttaatatgttttagtaatattttgttatatattgATTTAGTTTTCGTTCTAGGGTTAATAAAGAaccaaatcatttttttaatgcaTCGGGGTGATGGTGAACCAGATCATATTAGACACAAGGCAAAATGAAATATGTTGTGCAAAATTTCTTTGTAGCGTAGCAATTTGAAATGAAAAAAGCCATGCGATATCTAAATATTTCTTATTGGTATTTttgttttaagaaaaaaaatatgcTGTTAATCCTTTTTTTAATTGGTGTTTCAGAAAATATTTGTTCGGAAGCAGTTCTTGGCTACTTATCAATGGGGAATGTGGTTGGATCTTTTTCCTCCGGATTTGCTCAACTAGTAAACAAAATTCTGGGTCACCCACTCGATTTCCTCGCTGGCAAAAACTGCGAGTAACTTCTGTTACTATTATAGATCTTTCTTCAAtgattttcttgtttgttttcGGTAATTCGCAAATGTGTCATTTACGTTTCATTAGTTTTTAAGATCTCAAGCGGTTCCAAGGTATTTAGTGAATTTTTCAGGAGCAAAACTGATGAATAAGTTGATAAATTGCATTGGATGTAATTTTGAGTGTGTTCTTTGATTCGAGCTTTAACACATCATGAGTCTTTTGTTTGTTCGTCAGGATTTTTTTCAACTTCACATACATATTCTTTTGCAGTTCATTATGTGGTTCAACATGGGATTTTGTCTGTTACATCGAAAACTTCTGTGTCACACATTTGCTCAAGTTGGTCATGGTGGCAACATTAGTTTATTTTGGTGAGTGAATTTAGGAGGAAAATTTATATTACTCATTTCATAGTCCTAATCTTGTAAACAAATTTAAAACTCTCTCTTTGACAAAATGAAAATGCAGTCCTCTTGTTCTTCTATCTCTTATACAACCTGGGAATCTGCCAATGCATTTGCCACTCTATCTGTAGAATCACGTGGGCTTGCTTCTCAACTTGTTTTTCGTCGTTGGATTTCTGTTGTTTGTACTTATGTTTCAAGCTTCGTACTGTAAAGAGGAGACGCAGAAGGAGAAGGAGAGACATTGAAGAACCAGTAGAAACCAGTCCTAGTACTACTGAAGAAGGGTATGAATTAGGTGAAACCTCTGTGTTGCAACATTCTAGGAATCTTGAACATAGGAGGTCGAGGTATAGCACTAGGAGGAATTACAAAGATGAGCATTTGCGGCGATCTTTGAGGCCTAATAATCATCGTTCGCACGTAAGGGTTTCTGGGGATAATTCCATTCACCTGCATAGGACAAAGAGTTTAAAAAATAGCGGACACAATATGAGCCCTCTTCACCATCATATTCGGGTTACAAGGACTTCAAGATTCGCTCACAAGGGATCCATGCACAGAAGTGGGATTCACCATAGGAGAAGGTAAATCTCTAGATTGTGGAATGTTTGGAGAAGTGAATGAAGTTTTGATTGCTTATGAGATTGTATCAAGATTATACATTGTCTATGACACATTCTATAGAAATTTGATCATgttttttttagtattttagaGCGAGAATGcatgtttttgttttgtttccaATTTCTATTTAGATCGATTTAGAAATAATGGATGCACAAAGTGATGTTATGTATGTTCTCTCTGAGGCAGAATTGTGAAGATTCCACTCACCTTTTTTAGTGAAATGAAAAGGTCCTAAAGAGTTGGTAGAGAAAAGTGCGAAGAAAAAAGTCCTACATATTTGGATTGGGGATGAGAAAAGAAAGTGGGCCCTCGTAATTGAGGTTAAACGGTCCACCAATGTTAGCCCGTAATCGATTGAAGTAGCCCATCATGATGTATGTGTACAGTATTATCGATGTCTAAAGGTTGGCTTGAAGTGACAACTTGTCCCAAAAATATCTATTTATGAAATCATGTTCCCTCCTCCCAAAACAACCCCATTTCACGGGTTTGCCTACCACACAACGAAAAGTTGAATAAGGTGGCCTTTCTTAAATTTActtaaatattccaaaattttaatggttttcaataaaaataagttttaaaatagAACTTTTTTTCCCATTCAAAATCTTCGTAGTTTATTTATGCTTTACTCTCTATTATCTTTgcgaaaatatataaaatgaatTCATCTTGGTACCCTAACAAATATTTGTtagatcaatattcaaattaaataatatttattccaccccttatatatatatatatatatgtgacagccttaaatatattttttgacactatataatataatttaaagttAGGCAAAaccttgtgtgagacggtctcacggtcttattttatgagacagatatcttatttggatcatccatgaaaaaatattactttttatgttaagagtattattttttattgtgaatatcgaatGGATTgatccgtttcacagataaaaattcgtgagaccatctcacaaaagacctactcttaaaGTTATACAGATATTCGAAAGCCCTTAAATACATTTTTTGACACTGTATAATATGATTTGACGGCGCCTCTAAACACAAAAATTTGGTACATGTATCTTGGAGTGGattttttgcttaaaaaatattaatgtaTCTTGTATGTATGTAAatataactaaaaaaaatatgatctTAATatctaaaactaaataaatttcaaaaaaatttggtgAGTCTCGAAAATAAGttcttaaaaattatatatatatatatatatatatatatatattgtaagcTATAATTGATACGACCCTTTTCTCTGCTATCATCTTCACAGTTCACTCCCGTTGCTTTCACATATCCCCACAATCACACACATCTCCATGAACATTTCTTCTTTTTTCCCGAATTTTCACACTTTCTTTTACTGACAACCTTTTTTTCAGTACACTGTGAACTGGGGAAGGGAGAAAGAAAGAAAGCCGATATTTTGCTCGTGGCCGACCAAGATTTCGCCTTCCTTGTATACTTCTGCGGTTAGATTTTGCTTTTTTTCCAAATCTTACAAAACCCCTCGAATCCATTGGCTTCTCTTTCCAAATTTACTCCGTTTTACCAGTCACCGCGGATCCAATGTGAATCGTTTAGCAAACCATCTTACTGCAATTAAAACCTGTACTTTTTGCTCCGTTACTAGTACATTCCCATGTAGCTGGATAATTTCCAAAGAAAGTTTTTTTTCCCCTTAACAGAAGTCCGCTCATTCAGACTCTGTTTTTTATGTTCTATGCTTCTTATGATTCCGTTTTGACATGGGGTGTAGTGGGTCTAAGGCGCAGGATTTGCCGCTTGTAGTTCGCTGCCGTAAGCGGCGGGAACTTATACGCGCCGCCTCGAACTACCGCTATGCACTCGCCGCTGCCCATGTTTCTTACTTCCGTTCGCTCAAAGATGTCGGGGAAGCCCTCCGTAAGTTTGTGGATGAAGATCTCATTACCACTTCTATTTCCTCCTCTGTTTCATCGCCATCTTTGATTTTGCCACCAActtcaaagaagaagaaaagcAACAATGCTGATAAATTTCAGTTCAATGATTGCGAGGATGAGGACGAGTCTCATCTATATTTATCGgattcttcctcttcttctgaTGTAAGAGAAGTTGGGGATTCCGAGTATTTTAAGCATCAGCTTCATAATCATTATGCGCTTGATTCTGATGATGAAGCCCATCAGCATCATACCTATCACGCGCAGGAGCACAGGGCGAAGGATGATTACTCATTACATTATCCGCGCGGTGGATTTGATGGGTATAATCAGACCTTTGGGGATGATTTCGTTAATGATCCCTACGTGTACCCATATACTTATTCATACCCGCCGCATTCTTTTGGGGAGCCTTATATGGATCGGTGGAATCAACCGGGAGTGCGGCCGCCGATGCAGCCATGGTATTTATCGAGTAAATCGAATGTGTATTACATGAACAAGGCAGCTCCTGAGATGAAAACAGTAGTTCGAGAGCCTCCACCGGAACCGAGTTATGGTTACACGGACTCTCACTGGAATTCTGCAGCAGATGATGGTGGTACTTATGGTTATTTTACTTGGGATTCAACGGCAAGGATGGAGAATAATGATGGTTTGAAAGTGCGTCCGCAAAAAGAGGAGGCGCCTCCTCCGCCGTCACCTAAAGCATCGGGTTGGGATTTTTTCAACCCCTTTGATGTGTCTGATAATGGGTACCCGAGCTATTATTTGAATGGAGGATTCGGGTACGAGTCAAATCATAACAGCCCAGATTCGATCGAGCTGAGGGAGAGGGAGGGAATTCCCGATTTGGAGGAAGACACTGAAAATGAGGTCTCTAAAGAGTTTCTCAAGGGAAATAGAACGAAAACCAAAGTAAGAAAGAATAAAGGTGCGAGCTTTACTAGTTCTGTAGCACTGCCAGCCTTAAAAAATCCAGATTCAAGTTCTGCGCCATTAGGCAAAAGCCAGGGCAGTTCAAGATCAGTGCCAATGGATAAAAGCCAGGGCAGTTCAAGATCAGTGTCATTGGGTGAAAAGGATGTTGTTTCAAGATTGGTGCCATTAAGTAAAAGTGAGGGTATTTCGATATCAGTGCCATCTGGAAAAACCGAGGGTAGTACTTCAAGATCAGTGGCTTCATGGGGTAGTGAGAAATCGTCAATGCCATCAAATAGTGAGGAAGGTGCTAAGCCCTCGATGCCATCGCCACCGCTTTATATTGAAGAAAGCTTAAAATCACTCATGCCAATACCAAACAAGAAGGGGACTTCTTCATGGGTAAACCTATCCCCGAGTAATTCCACCAGTTTCACAGATGGGCGAAGCAGCTCTGAAACTATTGTGTCGAAGAGAATGGATGAGGGTTCTGTGAGGAAGAAAAGGGTGTCTTTTGAGGTGGAAGAGATGTCAAACCAAGATGCTGATTCTTCCAAATTGAGTAGTGTAACTATATTGTCACCTCACGGCACTCGTGATTTGCACGAAGTTGTGGCCGAAATCAGAGATGATTTTGAGATTGCTTCTAGATATGGAAAAGAGGTAGCCAATATGCTTGAGGTTGGGAAGTTGCCTCATCATTCTGGCCTTCTTAAAGGTGTGGCTTTCGGCTACGTATTTCTCTGCCATTATTCTTCTGCTTCATGGTTTAACCTTCATGAGATTTTTTCCTTGATTCGATATGACTGTTCTCCATTGAAATATGGTGACAGCTGGAAAATGTTGGAGGATCGTTGTTATGCCATTATAGTTCTGAACTTTCTGTCATTTTGTTTCTATGGTTATAGCCTCTTTACTGTTCTACTATTTACTTGTTTCTGTGGTTATCGCCTCATTACTGTCCTAGCACTATTTACTATGTCTTTAATTAGAACCTGAAACTGCATTGTTCCTTCTTGATTTGTATATCCATCTTCTGTTTGACTttttaaattgagaaaatgacTGGTGATGCTCTTGAAAGACTGTCACTTTGAATTTTGCGTGTTGCTaacttttcttggttttgtaTTTCAGTAATTCTCTCCCGGGTATTATGTCATTCTACCCATTCTAGTATGTCTCCGTCAGCACAATCTGTAAAATTAGCTTCTAGATCGATTGATTTGGCAAAATCTTACTTTGAAGATGTTGGCAAGGATGAAAAAGCGAATGCTTGTGACCTTTCGTCCACGCTAGACAAGCTGTATGCCTGGGAGAGAAAGTTATACAAGGAAGTAAAGGTAGAGTAGTTTTATTATACCATACACAGCTATCCCATTCTTTTACCAGCACATGCGCATGCTAGTCTTTTCCGCAATTTTTAGAAGCCCAAATTGCATGCACAAATGCTCAAGGCTCGGTATTGAAACATTGGTACGAGCCCAGGTTTCGTACTTCGATGAAACACGCCCTTAACCTTAAAACTCCCAACTTTGATGCACTTTAAAGGCCCGCGACATTTATTAACAAtgcaatataataaattattgattttccCAACAAAACTAATAACTGCAATTGTAGTTCTATAGTTTGTAAGGTAAATAATCATTTATATTTATCTCAGGATTCCTCAATTTGATAAGGCAAGTCTCTCGTGGCACGCCATGTGCTTTGTGACCAGGATCTATGATACCCATACAACTTAGACTGCTTTGCCTTCCTAATAACTTTAGTCTCTACTTTGCGTTATCAAGATGAAAATATCTTTGGATGGGCTTTTGGCTTTGCAGGGTTGTTAAAGTAGCTCATTAATCTAAATTGGACTTACTGCATTCGTTTTATGctcccattaattaattatgtgtccCTACATTCTGGTGAGTGGGGACTTTCTTTAGGATGAAGAAAGACTCCGACTGTTGTATGAGAAGCAATGCAAGAGACTCAAAATCTTAGACGAAGGAGGTGCCGATTCTAGAAAGCTTGAGGCTGCTCAAGCATCTATCAGTAAATTATTGACTAGACTTGAAGTTAGTGTTAAAGCCATTGATGCCATTTCAAACAGGATACACAAGTTGCGTGATGAGGAACTGCAAACCCAGGTTGCTGCTTTAGTTCACGGGTACGGTTGACCTTCTCCTTAAATTTATATGATTAATAGCACAAATGCTGTTACTTTTGTTTCCTATTGCATCAGCTAAATATACTCTGAACTGTTTGAGTTTTTGTTGATCCCCTAATCTACAAGGCCTAGATTCATCTATTACAAAAAATAGTTCTCTTTTGTATTTTTGAACATTGTATATATAATTGTTAATTGATCAATCCCGTTCTATTGAATCAATGGTATCACGACCTGTAGGCTGATCAGAATGTGGAAGGCAATGCTCAAGTGCCATCAGAAGCAGTTTCAATCAATCATGGATAGTAAAATGAGAAAGCTTAAAGCTAACACTGGTCTCAAAAATGATTCCAGCGCAAGGGCTACCACCGAGCTTGAAAGGGAGCTTCGGTTATGGTGTGAACGTTTTGTCGACTGGATTgcatttcaaaaatcctacattGAATCCTTGAACGGGTGGCTTCTTCAGTGTGTTCAATACGAACCGGAAGAAACTCCTGATGGACCCGTTCCCTATTCCCCTGGTCAGCTTGGAGCTCCTCCCATTTTCATAGTATGCAACGATTGGCACCAAGCAATGGAATCTATCTCCGAGGCAAGGGTGACAAATGCCATGAATACCCTTCTAACAAGCCTAAGACAACTCGAAGAAAAACAAGATCAGGAGGGGCGACAAAGGCTTAAAGCGGAATATCTCTCGAAAGATATTGAGAAACATCTCAGATCACAACGCATGACAATGTCAGAGAAAACTGGGCTGCCTCTAGTTCCATCAGATAAATTGGCTGATCAGAAAGTGGACTTGGATTCAATGAGACGTAGATTGGCCGAAGAGATAATAAAGCACAAGGACGCAAAGAAACTAGTTCATGATGCAGCATCTAGTAGTTTAAAAGGAGGCCTTGTTCCCATTTTCAAAGCATTGGAGAACTTCACTTCGGATGCTTTGAAATTACACGAACATGTCAGGTTAAAGCATGGCCCTGAATAATCGGATCAATAATCTTATGATCAGGCAGAGGACATGTAATAGTATTATCCAGATGTTGAACcagtaaaaatattataattttgtagTTAGCTAGATTTGAGGGTGTAGCTATCACAATTTGTGAAGTGCTAGTAAAGAGAAGCTCACCTCACttgtttaaaatacaaagagaTGAGGAAGGGTTCCGATTCCATCATTTGCCGCACACCCTTTGAATGCCATGAAAGGTTATGTTTTGTACAGATATTCATTTATTTATCGatggaataatattttctttgttTCAAGCGACTTTATAATTTTTTGAACTCAGAGCTCAAACTTGTTCGTAAGCTCAAAACTAATTCtcaattttgtgtgtgtgtgtgtgtgtgtgtgtgtatatatatatatattaaaaaaaagtaaTGTTAAATTAAGATAATATATCAGTCcgttgataaataaatttataaaaatgacGAGTTTTTGTGAGCTTAGATTCGTGAAACGTTCAGACCTCTGTATCTATGTAACAGCAGGTTACCTATAATGTGGAAATAATTAtaagaatttaattaattcatccAATAAGATATATAACTGATTTATCATAAAACATGCAATAATTCATGGAGAGGGGGAGGCCTTGTCTCCAATAGTGTGGTGTTCTCATTGTACTTGATGTTATCTTTGTCTTGTTTTTGGCGATGAGATTTGAGGAGATGCGAGTGAAGTTTCCTTAAATCGGAAAATTTCACAGGTTTCAACAGGAATTCTTCAGCACCTCCTTCCAAGCACCTGCCATGcatcaaatttattttaatttctaaGAATTTTTCTAATTAAAGTTTCTactgataaaaaatatatatataacgaCTTACATGTTGATTCTTGATGGTAAATTTTCAGATGACATAACTACAACTGGAATGTCTCTCCAAGATGAATCCTGAAACGAGATTTATCTCCATTTTTTAGTATTGAAATCAAACaacaaaaaatcaaaatatactcGGAGATAGAGAGCCGGTGTCGTTGGAGTTCATAACTAGGGTGATCAGCTAACCTTGACTCTTTTCAGCAAATCATAACCGCTGATGCCTGGCATGCTGTAATCTGTCATGATCAAGTTAATTTTTGATACCtgcaaataaattttataagtactaaaaagaaatttatttatcacgatttattattattattatgaatgTAATAAGAAAAACATGACGCACCTTGTCGTGCAGAGATGACTTCGATGATGTTTGATACTGACTCTCTTCATTGATATTATCAATCAATCCCAAGTACTCCAAAGCCTTATCTCCAGAATCCACAAATGTAACTGCACTTTTCCAATTTCATTCTTAATATACGTACACACACGCAGACAATTAGCACAGATTCTTGAAAGTATACGTGCATGCTCAGAAATTAATTACCTTGACACTATATATAAATCAAAACCGAAGAAAACTTAACAAAATCCCGTTAATTAAGAAGACATAATCTGCAGTTTTAGCTGATGAATCACAAATCAAATGAAATTGATCAATTAAATACCTTGGTATGAAGAAACAGTGAGGAGCCTCTCCAGGAGCTTTCTGTCAAGAAGACTGTCATCAACAGCCAATACGTGAAAATCGTCGTGTTGCGATTTTCGTCCATCTCCAATATTATTTCTGTATATTTCACGCTCTGAATTTAAATCTCCCATTTAAATCTCGAAAAAAtatgtgtatttaatttatGTTTTTGTCATCATGAGAATTATATATGGTGTAGATCGATGATAAAAAGTAGTTTAATTTCTTGAGTGGTTGAGAAGCAAAATGTGTGTGTTGTATTTATATTACACGTCCCACACATAAACAATGATCTTGGAGGATCTCTCCAATAAGATTTTCTTTTTTGGAACAACTACTCATGGACCATGGTGGCTACCTCC is a window encoding:
- the LOC142551688 gene encoding uncharacterized protein LOC142551688, which codes for MKTSRQKVLSCCFLLFSFSVISHATPEHSSIAFATLGRPRYAFDIYCLPVSDKSKEIRLTDGNSINFNGYFASVSALPFLKNYSLPSVNLVYVTERNGSTSIYLDAVHISSSLRVQPRSLLGVSTQFDRVQIPLMGDENFNGQVSMKDRPTLVGQSLVYVSTHENPGKPRASWAAVYSTQLTTGSTLRMTPKGIADFSPAVSPSGAWTAVASYGEEGWHGDVQELGTDIYVFSTLDGSNRVKVIEHGGWPSWADDSTLYFHRKCDDGWWSVFRAILTVENGRFHSESTVVDRLTPPGLHAFTPAASVTNKNFIAVATRRPGSEYRHVELFDVVLSKFIELTKTISPNAHHFNPFISPDSALVGYHKCRGTTSGGQTNELHLESVNSPLPNISLFRIGGSFPSFSPDGKRIAYVNFPGVYVMNSDGSGARMVSSRSAFSTAWDWKRKGVVYTSVGPTFASETSKVDIISINVDDDDLSYKTLTTGGENNAFPSASPDGKWVVFRSGRSGHKNLYIMDALDGEKAALHRLTEGPWSDTMCNWSPDGDWIAFASDRENPGSGSFELFKIHPNGTGLQKLIQSGSGGRTNHPWFSPDGRHIAFTSDYAGVSAEPISNPHHFQPYGDLFVIKSDGSGIRRLTHNAYEDGTPTWGPKSSVVANVELSDSESLCSFEDCHWLSISTTKSLGSSNKQCAEI
- the LOC142551692 gene encoding uncharacterized protein LOC142551692 — its product is MGNVVGSFSSGFAQLVNKILGHPLDFLAGKNCDSLCGSTWDFVCYIENFCVTHLLKLVMVATLVYFVLLFFYLLYNLGICQCICHSICRITWACFSTCFSSLDFCCLYLCFKLRTVKRRRRRRRRDIEEPVETSPSTTEEGYELGETSVLQHSRNLEHRRSRYSTRRNYKDEHLRRSLRPNNHRSHVRVSGDNSIHLHRTKSLKNSGHNMSPLHHHIRVTRTSRFAHKGSMHRSGIHHRRR
- the LOC142551695 gene encoding two-component response regulator ARR17-like, coding for MGDLNSEREIYRNNIGDGRKSQHDDFHVLAVDDSLLDRKLLERLLTVSSYQVTFVDSGDKALEYLGLIDNINEESQYQTSSKSSLHDKVSKINLIMTDYSMPGISGYDLLKRVKDSSWRDIPVVVMSSENLPSRINMCLEGGAEEFLLKPVKFSDLRKLHSHLLKSHRQKQDKDNIKYNENTTLLETRPPPLHELLHVL
- the LOC142551694 gene encoding uncharacterized protein LOC142551694; the encoded protein is MGCSGSKAQDLPLVVRCRKRRELIRAASNYRYALAAAHVSYFRSLKDVGEALRKFVDEDLITTSISSSVSSPSLILPPTSKKKKSNNADKFQFNDCEDEDESHLYLSDSSSSSDVREVGDSEYFKHQLHNHYALDSDDEAHQHHTYHAQEHRAKDDYSLHYPRGGFDGYNQTFGDDFVNDPYVYPYTYSYPPHSFGEPYMDRWNQPGVRPPMQPWYLSSKSNVYYMNKAAPEMKTVVREPPPEPSYGYTDSHWNSAADDGGTYGYFTWDSTARMENNDGLKVRPQKEEAPPPPSPKASGWDFFNPFDVSDNGYPSYYLNGGFGYESNHNSPDSIELREREGIPDLEEDTENEVSKEFLKGNRTKTKVRKNKGASFTSSVALPALKNPDSSSAPLGKSQGSSRSVPMDKSQGSSRSVSLGEKDVVSRLVPLSKSEGISISVPSGKTEGSTSRSVASWGSEKSSMPSNSEEGAKPSMPSPPLYIEESLKSLMPIPNKKGTSSWVNLSPSNSTSFTDGRSSSETIVSKRMDEGSVRKKRVSFEVEEMSNQDADSSKLSSVTILSPHGTRDLHEVVAEIRDDFEIASRYGKEVANMLEVGKLPHHSGLLKVILSRVLCHSTHSSMSPSAQSVKLASRSIDLAKSYFEDVGKDEKANACDLSSTLDKLYAWERKLYKEVKDEERLRLLYEKQCKRLKILDEGGADSRKLEAAQASISKLLTRLEVSVKAIDAISNRIHKLRDEELQTQVAALVHGLIRMWKAMLKCHQKQFQSIMDSKMRKLKANTGLKNDSSARATTELERELRLWCERFVDWIAFQKSYIESLNGWLLQCVQYEPEETPDGPVPYSPGQLGAPPIFIVCNDWHQAMESISEARVTNAMNTLLTSLRQLEEKQDQEGRQRLKAEYLSKDIEKHLRSQRMTMSEKTGLPLVPSDKLADQKVDLDSMRRRLAEEIIKHKDAKKLVHDAASSSLKGGLVPIFKALENFTSDALKLHEHVRLKHGPE